In Vigna unguiculata cultivar IT97K-499-35 chromosome 3, ASM411807v1, whole genome shotgun sequence, a single genomic region encodes these proteins:
- the LOC114176401 gene encoding calcium-binding allergen Ole e 8-like: MASNPIATENIDAAPNADASNKSSVYLRDMDEMKRVFSRFDANGDGMISVNELDNVLRALGSSIPPQELQRVMDDLDTDHDGFINLSEFAAFYRAETADGGDTELQDAFNMYDQDQNGLISAAELCQVLNRLGMSCTIDECRNMIKSVDADGDGNVNFAEFKCMMSNNRENTC, translated from the coding sequence ATGGCCTCAAATCCAATTGCAACGGAAAATATCGACGCCGCACCAAACGCTGACGCCAGTAACAAATCCTCCGTCTACCTCCGAGACATGGACGAGATGAAGCGAGTCTTCAGCCGCTTCGACGCCAACGGCGACGGCATGATCTCCGTCAACGAGCTCGACAACGTCCTCCGCGCCCTTGGATCCAGCATCCCGCCGCAGGAGCTCCAGCGCGTCATGGACGACCTCGACACCGACCACGACGGCTTCATTAACCTCTCCGAGTTTGCCGCGTTCTACCGCGCAGAAACCGCCGACGGCGGCGACACTGAGCTCCAGGACGCCTTCAACATGTACGACCAGGACCAGAACGGGCTCATCTCCGCCGCCGAGCTCTGCCAGGTTCTGAACCGCCTCGGAATGAGCTGCACCATCGATGAATGCCGCAACATGATCAAATCCGTCGATGCCGACGGCGACGGCAACGTGAACTTCGCGGAGTTCAAGTGCATGATGAGCAACAACCGCGAAAATActtgctga